One genomic region from Actinocatenispora thailandica encodes:
- a CDS encoding FtsX-like permease family protein yields the protein MVAGILAGRLVPVAMRRGVTRARRRGRIAAMLAAARVGRRGQVPRTVALTTVAVALLCYGAVVWDVAGRNQVQRAGADLGAPTVYSVQVASAQQLRDAVRRADPSGKQAMAVARGLYGNGAKTTEVLAVDSGRFADVAYWQPSFADRSPAQLARLLRPAAPPLLTVRDGTLGVDLTARTISPDLTLVALLSDDRRGQRVVRLGGLATGRHRLTGRVSGCGSGCRVVGFDLYRGPDAPARIRGDLTLTGLTAGGRTVAPMNRSGRWRGVEPTMDQPVSTVSAAAGGTTVRFDAPGGEDLRVLRVDAPYPLPAVSTGRIGRHRGRTAGPGLYGLDQPYRIVARAETVPAIRNGLLVDLTYADRSAPDGSALETPMRYQVWAAPGAPAGLRSRLSAAGLTITGTDTLAAHRARLARQGPALALRLYLVAAFVALLLAAAAILVTAHLTARPLRYELAALRVAGLSRRLLRRAGWREYALLLGTGVLVGAFAGGVGAALAVPRLPQVTQTGGPPPLWLPGPWWPGGALVASVLLLGFAAAVAVGAAVTRGRPERLREGAT from the coding sequence ATGGTGGCGGGGATCCTCGCCGGCCGGCTGGTACCGGTCGCGATGCGGCGCGGGGTGACCCGGGCCCGGCGGCGCGGCCGGATCGCCGCGATGCTCGCCGCGGCCCGGGTGGGCCGGCGCGGGCAGGTGCCCCGTACCGTCGCCCTGACCACGGTGGCCGTCGCCCTGCTCTGCTACGGCGCGGTGGTGTGGGATGTCGCCGGGCGCAACCAGGTCCAGCGGGCCGGTGCCGACCTGGGGGCCCCGACGGTCTACTCGGTGCAGGTCGCCTCGGCGCAGCAGTTGCGGGACGCGGTCCGCCGGGCCGACCCGTCCGGAAAGCAGGCGATGGCGGTGGCCCGCGGGCTGTACGGCAACGGCGCGAAGACCACCGAGGTCCTCGCGGTGGACTCGGGCCGGTTCGCCGACGTCGCGTACTGGCAGCCGTCGTTCGCCGACCGGTCGCCGGCGCAGCTGGCCCGGCTGCTGCGGCCGGCCGCCCCGCCGCTGCTGACCGTGCGGGACGGCACCCTCGGCGTCGACCTGACGGCCCGCACCATCAGCCCGGACCTCACCCTGGTGGCGCTGCTGTCCGACGACCGGCGCGGTCAGCGGGTGGTTCGGCTCGGCGGGCTGGCCACCGGCCGGCACCGGCTCACCGGGCGGGTCAGCGGCTGCGGCAGCGGCTGCCGCGTGGTCGGCTTCGACCTGTACCGCGGGCCGGACGCGCCGGCCCGGATCCGGGGGGATCTCACCCTGACCGGGCTGACCGCCGGTGGCCGGACCGTCGCCCCGATGAACCGGTCCGGCCGGTGGCGCGGGGTCGAGCCGACGATGGACCAGCCGGTCAGTACCGTCTCGGCGGCCGCCGGTGGCACCACCGTACGGTTCGACGCGCCCGGCGGTGAGGACCTGCGGGTGCTGCGGGTGGACGCGCCGTACCCGCTGCCGGCGGTGAGCACCGGGCGGATCGGCCGGCACCGGGGCCGCACCGCCGGCCCCGGGCTCTACGGCCTGGACCAGCCGTACCGGATCGTGGCGCGGGCCGAGACGGTACCGGCGATCCGCAACGGGCTGCTGGTCGACCTGACCTACGCGGACCGGTCCGCTCCGGACGGGTCCGCGCTGGAGACGCCGATGCGCTACCAGGTATGGGCGGCACCGGGCGCACCGGCGGGCCTTCGGTCCCGGCTGAGCGCCGCCGGCCTGACCATCACCGGTACCGACACGCTCGCCGCGCACCGCGCCCGGCTGGCCCGCCAGGGGCCGGCACTCGCGTTGCGGCTGTACCTGGTCGCCGCGTTCGTGGCGCTGCTGCTCGCCGCGGCCGCGATCCTGGTCACCGCGCACCTGACCGCCCGGCCACTGCGGTACGAGCTCGCCGCGCTGCGGGTGGCCGGCCTGTCCCGGCGGCTGCTGCGCCGGGCCGGTTGGCGCGAGTACGCGCTGCTGCTGGGCACCGGGGTCCTGGTGGGCGCGTTCGCCGGCGGCGTCGGCGCGGCGCTGGCGGTACCGCGGCTGCCGCAGGTGACGCAGACCGGTGGGCCGCCGCCGTTGTGGTTGCCCGGCCCGTGGTGGCCGGGCGGCGCGCTGGTCGCGTCGGTGCTGTTGTTGGGGTTCGCCGCGGCGGTGGCGGTCGGCGCCGCCGTCACCCGCGGCCGGCCGGAACGTCTCCGGGAGGGAGCCACGTGA
- a CDS encoding Asp23/Gls24 family envelope stress response protein produces the protein MNGSAATAIADLPMLSDNDSTTIIPRIPADGPPPAAAAPVPAPRPGRSHVMREAAPEPAPGAEPAGDRPARLRGTTAVAGDVVEKIAAFAAEQVDGVYDLGGDVARAISTVRESIAIGEGTSRRGVHVELAEQQVRITLTLVVQFGHPAMQVAEQVRENVIAAVETMMATDVGECNVIIDDIHVED, from the coding sequence ATGAACGGATCGGCTGCGACCGCGATCGCCGACCTGCCGATGCTTTCGGACAACGACTCGACCACGATCATTCCGCGCATCCCGGCCGATGGGCCGCCGCCGGCCGCGGCCGCACCGGTACCCGCACCGCGGCCGGGCCGTTCGCACGTGATGCGGGAGGCGGCGCCGGAGCCCGCGCCGGGGGCCGAGCCGGCGGGGGACCGGCCGGCGCGGCTGCGCGGGACCACCGCGGTGGCCGGCGACGTGGTGGAGAAGATCGCGGCGTTCGCCGCCGAGCAGGTCGACGGGGTGTACGACCTGGGCGGGGACGTGGCGCGGGCGATCTCGACGGTGCGCGAGTCGATCGCGATCGGTGAGGGCACCTCTCGCCGCGGCGTGCACGTCGAACTCGCCGAGCAGCAGGTGCGCATCACGCTGACCCTGGTCGTCCAGTTCGGCCACCCGGCGATGCAGGTCGCCGAGCAGGTCCGGGAGAACGTGATCGCGGCGGTGGAGACGATGATGGCCACCGACGTCGGCGAGTGCAACGTGATCATCGACGACATCCACGTCGAGGACTGA
- a CDS encoding MTH1187 family thiamine-binding protein: protein MSVLVAFSVAPSGADGSVAEYVAEAVRVVRESGLPNRTDAMFTTIEGESWDEVMDVVRRATDAVRARSSRVSLVLKADIRDGVDNAIETKVRRIEERLADR, encoded by the coding sequence ATGTCGGTACTGGTGGCGTTCTCGGTGGCGCCGAGCGGGGCGGACGGCTCGGTCGCCGAGTACGTGGCGGAGGCGGTGCGGGTGGTCCGCGAGTCCGGCCTGCCCAACCGCACCGACGCCATGTTCACCACGATCGAGGGCGAGTCGTGGGACGAGGTGATGGACGTGGTCCGGCGCGCCACCGACGCGGTACGGGCCCGGTCGTCGCGGGTGTCGCTGGTACTCAAGGCGGACATCCGGGACGGCGTCGACAACGCGATCGAGACGAAGGTGCGGCGGATCGAGGAGCGCCTCGCCGACCGGTGA
- a CDS encoding potassium channel family protein, which produces MWRRPLVRLPRRERPPLVEVGRRVLLALALLFASAIVVYLDRGGYRDSAGGPLSFLDALYYATVSLTTTGYGDIVPVTSGARLLTILLITPLRVLFLVILVSTTLAVLTERGREQLRVSRWRSSVRGHTIICGFGTKGRAAARALLADGTDPRRIVVVDPRQEAVAAAEAIGLAVVQADAERAETLRQAELGSAASVLVTVHSDNSAVMITLTVRQVDPGIDVFASVREQENVPLLRQSGARTVVTSSETAGRLVGLSACKPSVATIAQDLFSYGHGLDLKQRPVAPEEVGRRAADLPDRVLAVVRAGSEKPVPLPAATAPLAAGDALVFVLFPEA; this is translated from the coding sequence GTGTGGCGTCGTCCGCTGGTGCGGCTGCCCCGCCGGGAACGGCCGCCGCTGGTCGAGGTGGGGCGGCGGGTGCTGCTCGCGTTGGCGTTGCTGTTCGCCTCGGCCATCGTGGTCTACCTGGACCGCGGCGGCTACCGCGACTCGGCCGGCGGTCCGCTGAGCTTCCTGGACGCGCTGTACTACGCCACGGTCAGCCTGACCACGACCGGGTACGGCGACATCGTGCCGGTCACGTCCGGGGCTCGGCTGCTCACCATCCTGCTCATCACCCCGCTGCGTGTCCTGTTCCTGGTCATCCTGGTCAGCACCACCCTCGCGGTACTGACCGAGCGGGGGCGCGAGCAACTGCGGGTTTCGCGTTGGAGGTCGTCGGTGCGCGGACACACCATCATCTGCGGGTTCGGTACCAAGGGCCGGGCCGCGGCGCGGGCGCTGCTGGCCGACGGGACCGACCCGCGGCGCATCGTGGTGGTCGATCCGCGGCAGGAGGCGGTGGCCGCCGCCGAGGCGATAGGCCTGGCGGTGGTGCAGGCCGACGCCGAGCGCGCCGAGACGCTGCGCCAGGCCGAGCTGGGGTCGGCGGCGTCGGTGCTGGTGACCGTGCACTCGGACAACAGTGCGGTGATGATCACCTTGACCGTCCGGCAGGTCGATCCGGGCATCGACGTGTTCGCCTCGGTGCGGGAGCAGGAGAACGTGCCGCTGCTGCGGCAGAGCGGCGCCCGCACCGTGGTGACCTCGTCGGAGACCGCCGGCCGGCTGGTCGGGCTGTCCGCGTGCAAGCCGTCGGTCGCGACGATCGCGCAGGACCTGTTCTCCTACGGTCACGGCCTGGACCTCAAGCAGCGTCCAGTGGCGCCGGAGGAGGTGGGCCGGCGCGCCGCGGATCTTCCGGACCGGGTCCTCGCGGTGGTCCGCGCCGGATCGGAGAAACCGGTACCGCTGCCGGCCGCGACGGCACCGCTGGCGGCCGGTGATGCCCTGGTGTTCGTCCTGTTCCCGGAGGCCTGA
- a CDS encoding acyl-CoA mutase large subunit family protein: MDSADIEAGRERWQRRYDAARRRDADFSTLSGDDVDPVYGPPPGADVPGFERIGWPGEFPYTRGLYATGYRGRTWTIRQFSGFGNAQQTNQRYKMLLGAGGGGLSVAFDMPTLMGRDSDDERSLGEVGHCGVAIDSAADMDVLFDGIPLADVTTSMTISGPAVPVFCMYLVAAERQGADLSTLDGTLQTDIFKEYIAQKEWLFAPEPHLRLIGDLMEYCNAEIPRYKPLSVSGYHIREAGSTAAQELAFTLADGFGYVELGLSRGMDVNTFAPGLSFFFDSHVDFFEEIAKFRAARRIWARWLRDRYGATSEKAQWLRFHTQTAGVSLTAQQPYNNVVRTAVEALAAVLGGTNSLHTNALDETLALPTEQAAEIALRTQAVLMEETGVTNVADPLGGSWYVEALTDRIEQQAEQIFARILTMGGGDDVEHAIGPMTSGILRGIEDGWFTGEIAESAFAYQQALEKGDKRIVGVNSHLNTVSKELDILRVSHEVEVEQKALLARRRDGRDEPAVRAALAELVAVAGGDGNMIPAMLTACRAEATLGEICSALRDTWGAYTEPARF, translated from the coding sequence ATGGATTCGGCCGACATCGAGGCGGGCCGCGAACGCTGGCAGCGGCGCTACGACGCGGCGCGCAGGCGCGACGCCGACTTCAGCACCCTGTCCGGCGACGACGTCGACCCGGTGTACGGGCCGCCGCCCGGCGCCGACGTGCCCGGCTTCGAGCGGATCGGTTGGCCGGGCGAGTTCCCGTACACCCGCGGGCTGTACGCCACCGGTTACCGCGGGCGCACCTGGACGATCCGGCAGTTCTCCGGCTTCGGCAACGCCCAGCAGACCAACCAGCGGTACAAGATGCTGCTCGGCGCCGGCGGCGGCGGGCTCAGCGTGGCGTTCGACATGCCGACGCTGATGGGCCGCGACTCCGACGACGAGCGGTCGCTCGGCGAGGTCGGGCACTGCGGGGTGGCGATCGACTCGGCCGCCGACATGGACGTGCTGTTCGACGGCATCCCGCTGGCCGACGTGACCACCTCGATGACGATCTCCGGGCCGGCGGTGCCGGTGTTCTGCATGTACCTGGTCGCCGCCGAGCGGCAGGGCGCCGATCTGTCCACCCTGGACGGCACCCTGCAGACCGACATCTTCAAGGAGTACATCGCGCAGAAGGAGTGGCTGTTCGCGCCCGAGCCACACCTGCGCCTGATCGGCGACCTGATGGAGTACTGCAACGCCGAGATCCCGCGGTACAAGCCGCTGTCGGTGTCCGGCTACCACATCCGGGAGGCCGGGTCGACCGCCGCGCAGGAGCTGGCGTTCACCCTCGCCGACGGGTTCGGCTACGTCGAACTGGGGCTGTCCCGGGGGATGGACGTGAACACGTTCGCGCCGGGGCTGTCGTTCTTCTTCGACTCGCACGTCGACTTCTTCGAGGAGATCGCGAAGTTCCGGGCCGCCCGGCGGATCTGGGCCCGGTGGCTGCGCGACCGGTACGGCGCGACCAGCGAGAAGGCCCAGTGGCTGCGGTTCCACACCCAGACCGCCGGGGTCTCGCTGACCGCGCAGCAGCCGTACAACAACGTGGTGCGCACCGCGGTGGAGGCACTCGCCGCGGTGCTCGGCGGGACGAACTCGCTGCACACCAACGCGCTGGACGAGACGCTGGCGCTGCCCACCGAGCAGGCCGCCGAGATCGCACTGCGCACCCAGGCGGTGCTGATGGAGGAGACCGGCGTCACCAACGTGGCCGACCCGCTCGGCGGCTCGTGGTACGTGGAGGCGCTGACCGACCGGATCGAGCAGCAGGCCGAGCAGATCTTCGCCCGGATCCTCACCATGGGCGGCGGCGACGACGTCGAGCACGCCATCGGTCCGATGACCTCCGGCATCCTGCGCGGCATCGAGGACGGCTGGTTCACCGGCGAGATCGCCGAGTCCGCGTTCGCCTACCAGCAGGCGCTGGAGAAGGGGGACAAGCGCATCGTCGGGGTCAACAGCCACCTCAACACCGTCAGCAAGGAGCTGGACATCCTGCGGGTGTCGCACGAGGTCGAGGTGGAGCAGAAGGCGCTGCTGGCCCGGCGCCGCGACGGCCGGGACGAGCCCGCGGTACGGGCGGCGCTGGCCGAGCTGGTCGCGGTCGCCGGCGGCGACGGCAACATGATCCCGGCGATGCTCACCGCCTGCCGGGCGGAGGCGACGCTCGGCGAGATCTGCTCCGCGCTGCGCGACACCTGGGGTGCCTACACCGAACCCGCCCGCTTCTGA
- a CDS encoding nucleotidyltransferase domain-containing protein, with protein MPTSPVQPLLDRFVTALREQVGPVAVWVHGSFALGDHQPGRSDLDLLAVVDAAPDRDRIGQLHRRLDAEPFADRLHCSYLRRDQLTDPEQCHLTWAHRHLLERPVTPVTRRELAIGGRTLHGATPAELIPDVTDDQLRDFVRTDLAGFWRPATRHPTWWLRDVWVDLGPITVARAGVTLAEGRLISKGEALRLLAATGAPARLCADIHRRRYETAVRLGPLARLRRAQLARRLVRDRIDALLGD; from the coding sequence ATGCCGACCTCGCCGGTACAACCACTGCTGGACCGGTTCGTCACCGCGCTGCGGGAGCAGGTCGGGCCGGTCGCGGTGTGGGTGCACGGTTCGTTCGCACTCGGCGACCATCAGCCCGGCCGCTCCGATCTCGACCTGCTCGCGGTCGTCGACGCCGCCCCCGACCGCGACCGGATCGGCCAGCTGCACCGCCGGCTGGACGCGGAGCCGTTCGCCGACCGGCTGCACTGCTCGTACCTGCGCCGCGACCAGCTCACCGACCCCGAGCAGTGCCACCTGACCTGGGCACACCGGCACCTGCTGGAGCGACCGGTGACACCGGTGACCCGGCGCGAGCTGGCGATCGGCGGCCGCACGCTGCACGGCGCGACACCGGCCGAGCTGATCCCGGACGTGACCGACGACCAGCTGCGCGATTTCGTCCGTACCGACCTGGCCGGGTTCTGGCGGCCGGCGACCCGGCACCCCACCTGGTGGCTGCGGGACGTGTGGGTCGACCTGGGCCCGATCACCGTGGCCCGCGCGGGCGTCACCCTGGCCGAGGGCCGGCTGATCAGCAAGGGCGAGGCGCTGCGGCTGCTGGCCGCGACCGGCGCGCCGGCCCGGCTGTGCGCCGACATCCACCGCCGCCGGTACGAGACAGCCGTCCGGCTCGGTCCGCTGGCCAGGCTGCGGCGCGCGCAGCTCGCCCGCCGGCTGGTTCGGGACCGCATCGACGCGCTGCTGGGCGACTGA
- a CDS encoding ABC transporter ATP-binding protein, which translates to MSTASVTEVTGIGVTCRGLVYIYRLEGYDVVALSGVDLDIEPGESVALLGPSGAGKSTLLSLLAGLLTPAAGRLTVGEHDLARAGAAELSYLRSTDVGVMLQGAMRNLLPYVSAVENVRFAQSGVPKARRSGLAGPRELLDMVGLAGQAHTRPPDLAPGARQRLAIATALANGAGLLLADEPTSQLDTAARDEVLDVLSAVNRAGRTVVVVTHDPDVGGSMGRTVTIRDGRVGAEGRRGEEYSVVGRDGSVHLPPDVLDEIVPGTLLRVELIDGTAVRLTPAEDASREESR; encoded by the coding sequence GTGAGTACCGCCAGCGTCACCGAGGTGACGGGGATCGGGGTGACCTGCCGCGGGCTGGTCTACATCTACCGGCTGGAGGGCTACGACGTGGTCGCGCTGTCCGGCGTGGACCTCGACATCGAGCCGGGCGAGTCGGTGGCGCTGCTCGGCCCGTCCGGCGCCGGCAAGTCGACGCTGTTGTCGTTGCTGGCCGGGCTGCTCACGCCGGCCGCGGGCCGGCTGACCGTCGGCGAGCACGACCTGGCGCGCGCCGGTGCGGCGGAGTTGTCGTACCTGCGGTCCACCGACGTCGGGGTGATGCTGCAGGGCGCGATGCGCAACCTGTTGCCGTACGTGTCGGCGGTCGAGAACGTGCGGTTCGCGCAGTCCGGCGTGCCGAAGGCGCGGCGCTCCGGGCTCGCCGGCCCGCGTGAACTGCTGGACATGGTCGGCCTGGCCGGCCAGGCACACACCCGCCCGCCGGATCTCGCGCCGGGCGCCCGGCAGCGGCTGGCGATCGCCACCGCGCTGGCCAACGGCGCCGGGCTGCTGCTCGCCGACGAGCCGACCAGCCAGCTCGACACCGCGGCCCGGGACGAGGTGCTCGACGTGCTGTCCGCGGTGAACCGGGCCGGCCGGACGGTGGTGGTGGTCACCCACGACCCGGACGTCGGCGGCAGCATGGGTCGCACCGTCACCATCCGGGACGGCCGGGTCGGCGCGGAGGGCCGCCGCGGCGAGGAGTACTCGGTGGTCGGCCGGGACGGTTCGGTGCACCTGCCGCCGGACGTGCTGGACGAGATCGTGCCGGGCACGCTGCTGCGGGTGGAGCTGATCGACGGTACGGCGGTCCGACTGACCCCCGCCGAGGACGCATCCCGAGAGGAGTCGCGGTGA
- a CDS encoding pyridoxal-phosphate dependent enzyme — protein sequence MIELTEIRAAADRIAPYVLRTPTVPSPGLSELLGVPVTAKLEVLQRTGSFKARGATNRLLQLGDADRGAGVVAVSGGNHGIAVAVMAGELGVKATVVMPRTAPEHARQAATAAGATVRVTDDMPAAFALTAALRADGLVAVHPFDDPAVLAGQGTVGLELADDAGDLTDVLVSIGGGGLIAGIAAALRELRPGVRVWGVETEGAQAMSAALAAGGPIDVELSSMVSTLSAPRVSQLTYDHAAALVTDVLVVSDADAVRGTLEIADRAKVWTEPAAGCLLPAARRVLDRVGPQARLGLVLCGGNATTASLGLGG from the coding sequence ATGATCGAACTGACCGAGATCCGGGCAGCCGCCGACCGGATCGCGCCGTACGTGCTGCGCACCCCGACGGTGCCCTCCCCCGGCCTGTCCGAACTGCTCGGCGTCCCGGTCACGGCCAAGCTGGAAGTGTTGCAGCGCACCGGCTCCTTCAAGGCTCGGGGCGCGACGAACAGGCTGCTCCAGCTCGGCGACGCGGACCGGGGCGCCGGTGTCGTCGCGGTCAGCGGCGGCAACCACGGCATTGCCGTCGCCGTGATGGCCGGCGAGCTCGGCGTCAAGGCGACGGTGGTGATGCCGCGCACGGCGCCGGAACACGCCCGGCAGGCCGCCACCGCCGCCGGTGCCACGGTACGGGTCACCGACGACATGCCGGCCGCGTTCGCGCTCACCGCCGCGCTGCGCGCGGACGGGCTGGTCGCCGTGCACCCGTTCGACGATCCGGCGGTCCTCGCCGGTCAGGGCACCGTCGGGCTGGAACTCGCCGACGACGCCGGCGACCTGACCGACGTACTGGTCAGCATCGGTGGCGGCGGGCTGATCGCCGGCATCGCGGCGGCGCTGCGCGAGCTTCGCCCCGGGGTACGGGTCTGGGGCGTGGAAACCGAAGGGGCGCAGGCGATGTCCGCGGCACTCGCGGCGGGCGGGCCGATCGACGTGGAGCTGTCCTCGATGGTGTCCACGCTGAGCGCGCCGCGCGTCTCGCAGCTGACCTACGACCACGCGGCAGCGCTGGTCACCGATGTCCTCGTGGTCTCCGATGCGGACGCGGTCCGCGGCACGTTGGAGATCGCCGACCGGGCGAAGGTGTGGACCGAGCCCGCCGCCGGTTGCCTGCTGCCCGCCGCGCGGCGGGTGCTCGACCGGGTCGGCCCGCAGGCGCGCCTCGGCCTGGTGCTGTGCGGCGGCAACGCCACCACCGCCTCGCTCGGCCTGGGCGGCTGA
- a CDS encoding ATP-binding cassette domain-containing protein encodes MKPTDTDRTGDPAGTDHPAGGVDGDRTGRDTGAPRTAGDVGGPDGGQPGPDPMARFDPGPRYRAEVGGYRDEAVADFGGDRSAATGTGFPVAQRSAHTVGPDGERTVGPETEGAVGPGPERPVVAGTESGERRPGRSGEPGADEQQDARAGQVVGVADLTISYGGHPVLAGVTVRALPGQLLAVTGPSGAGKTTLLWTIAGLVGPETGTVLLDEEAVRDRDQTLAAGVALIPQDNGLAAILTAQENVLVPLLAAGVPPDEAAARTERMLAAVGLGGQADQLVEELSGGQQQRVAIARGLAANARVLLADEVTSELDAQNRQRVVELLREQAWRGATVVFATHDPDAAAACDAELHLRDGKGDLVRGGA; translated from the coding sequence GTGAAACCCACCGACACCGACCGCACCGGCGATCCCGCCGGTACCGATCATCCCGCCGGCGGGGTCGACGGCGATCGCACCGGGCGCGACACCGGTGCCCCGAGAACGGCGGGCGACGTCGGCGGCCCGGACGGCGGGCAGCCCGGCCCGGATCCGATGGCGCGTTTCGATCCGGGCCCCCGCTATCGCGCCGAGGTCGGCGGTTACCGGGACGAGGCGGTGGCCGACTTCGGTGGCGACCGATCGGCCGCCACCGGCACCGGGTTCCCGGTCGCCCAGCGGTCCGCGCACACCGTCGGGCCCGACGGCGAGCGCACCGTCGGGCCCGAGACCGAGGGCGCGGTCGGGCCCGGCCCTGAGCGCCCGGTGGTGGCGGGCACCGAGTCCGGGGAGCGCCGGCCGGGCCGCTCCGGCGAGCCCGGTGCCGACGAGCAGCAGGACGCCCGCGCGGGCCAGGTCGTCGGCGTGGCGGACCTCACGATCAGCTACGGCGGCCATCCGGTACTCGCCGGCGTGACGGTCCGGGCACTGCCCGGCCAGCTGCTCGCGGTGACCGGCCCGTCCGGTGCGGGCAAGACGACGCTGCTGTGGACGATCGCCGGGTTGGTCGGCCCGGAGACCGGTACGGTCCTGCTGGACGAGGAGGCGGTACGCGACCGGGACCAGACCCTCGCCGCCGGTGTGGCGCTGATCCCGCAGGACAACGGCCTCGCCGCGATCCTCACCGCGCAGGAGAACGTGCTGGTACCGCTGCTCGCCGCCGGGGTGCCGCCGGACGAGGCGGCGGCCCGTACCGAGCGGATGCTGGCGGCGGTCGGGCTGGGCGGCCAGGCCGACCAGCTGGTGGAGGAGCTGTCCGGCGGCCAGCAGCAGCGGGTCGCGATCGCGCGCGGCCTGGCGGCGAACGCGCGGGTGCTGCTGGCCGACGAGGTGACCAGCGAGCTGGACGCGCAGAACCGGCAGCGCGTGGTGGAACTGCTGCGCGAGCAGGCGTGGCGCGGGGCGACCGTCGTGTTCGCCACCCACGACCCGGACGCCGCCGCGGCCTGCGACGCCGAGCTGCACCTGCGGGACGGCAAGGGCGACCTGGTCCGGGGCGGCGCCTGA